In the Paroedura picta isolate Pp20150507F chromosome 15, Ppicta_v3.0, whole genome shotgun sequence genome, one interval contains:
- the NECAP2 gene encoding adaptin ear-binding coat-associated protein 2 isoform X1, with the protein MADGEYESVLCVKPEVLVYRLPPRASNRGYRAAEWQLDQPAWSGRMRITSQGKVAYIKLEDKTSGELFAQAPVDQFPGLAVEGVADSSRYFVLRIEDGNGRRAFIGLGFVDRGDAFDFNVALQDHFKWVKQQSELARQAQNPQQAPKLDLGFKEGQTIKLSIANMKKKEGTVGSKSRPGSSAGTGLIPPPPGGKASLTPVPEKHAPPPPAQSLAGLLLTLLSRPPTGSSSESWWALLYSGNVGGRLALFPFLPPGPRSACLTTYLPSQRPQYWPPFCICLGQGGEEEVL; encoded by the exons ATGGCGGACGGCGAGTACGAGTCGGTGCTGTGCGTCAAGCCGGAAGTGCTGGTCTACCGGCTCCCCCCGCGCGCCTCCAACCGTGGCTACAG AGCTGCTGAGTGGCAGTTGGACCAGCCAGCATGGAGTGGCCGGATGCGTATCACCTCCCAGGGGAAGGTGGCCTATATTAAGCTGGAGGACAAGACATCTG gaGAACTTTTTGCTCAGGCCCCCGTGGACCAGTTTCCTGGCCTTGCTGTGGAGGGTGTGGCAGACTCCAGCAGGTACTTCGTCCTCCGGATTGAGGATGGCAATG GGCGCCGGGCATTCATTGGCCTTGGCTTTGTCGACCGAGGCGATGCCTTTGACTTCAACGTAGCACTCCAAGACCACTTCAA GTGGGTGAAGCAGCAGAGCGAACTGGCCAGACAGGCACAGAATCCACAGCAGGCCCCCAAATTGGACTTGGGCTTCAAGGAAGGCCAGACCATCAAGCTGAGCATTGCG AATATGAAGAAGAAAGAGGGGACAGTGGGGAGCAAATCTCGCCCAGGAAGCTCTGCGGGGACTggcctgattcccccccctccaggaggaAAGGCATCCCTTACCCCGGTGCCTGAGAAGCATGCGCCCCCCCCTCCAGCACAGTCTCTAGCAG GTCTGCTTCTGACCCTGCTCAGCAGGCCACCAACTGGGTCCAGTTCTGAGTCGTGGTGGGCTCTACTTTACTCAGGCAATGTTGGTGGAAGGCTTgccctctttcctttcctgccaCCAGGTCCAAGAAGTGCCTGCCTAACTACCTACCTGCCCTCCCAAAGACCCCAGTACTGGCCACCGTTCTGCATTTGCCTTGggcaaggaggagaggaagaagtccTTTGA
- the NECAP2 gene encoding adaptin ear-binding coat-associated protein 2 isoform X2: MRITSQGKVAYIKLEDKTSGELFAQAPVDQFPGLAVEGVADSSRYFVLRIEDGNGRRAFIGLGFVDRGDAFDFNVALQDHFKWVKQQSELARQAQNPQQAPKLDLGFKEGQTIKLSIANMKKKEGTVGSKSRPGSSAGTGLIPPPPGGKASLTPVPEKHAPPPPAQSLAGLLLTLLSRPPTGSSSESWWALLYSGNVGGRLALFPFLPPGPRSACLTTYLPSQRPQYWPPFCICLGQGGEEEVL, encoded by the exons ATGCGTATCACCTCCCAGGGGAAGGTGGCCTATATTAAGCTGGAGGACAAGACATCTG gaGAACTTTTTGCTCAGGCCCCCGTGGACCAGTTTCCTGGCCTTGCTGTGGAGGGTGTGGCAGACTCCAGCAGGTACTTCGTCCTCCGGATTGAGGATGGCAATG GGCGCCGGGCATTCATTGGCCTTGGCTTTGTCGACCGAGGCGATGCCTTTGACTTCAACGTAGCACTCCAAGACCACTTCAA GTGGGTGAAGCAGCAGAGCGAACTGGCCAGACAGGCACAGAATCCACAGCAGGCCCCCAAATTGGACTTGGGCTTCAAGGAAGGCCAGACCATCAAGCTGAGCATTGCG AATATGAAGAAGAAAGAGGGGACAGTGGGGAGCAAATCTCGCCCAGGAAGCTCTGCGGGGACTggcctgattcccccccctccaggaggaAAGGCATCCCTTACCCCGGTGCCTGAGAAGCATGCGCCCCCCCCTCCAGCACAGTCTCTAGCAG GTCTGCTTCTGACCCTGCTCAGCAGGCCACCAACTGGGTCCAGTTCTGAGTCGTGGTGGGCTCTACTTTACTCAGGCAATGTTGGTGGAAGGCTTgccctctttcctttcctgccaCCAGGTCCAAGAAGTGCCTGCCTAACTACCTACCTGCCCTCCCAAAGACCCCAGTACTGGCCACCGTTCTGCATTTGCCTTGggcaaggaggagaggaagaagtccTTTGA
- the NECAP2 gene encoding adaptin ear-binding coat-associated protein 2 isoform X3, which produces MADGEYESVLCVKPEVLVYRLPPRASNRGYRAAEWQLDQPAWSGRMRITSQGKVAYIKLEDKTSGELFAQAPVDQFPGLAVEGVADSSRYFVLRIEDGNGRRAFIGLGFVDRGDAFDFNVALQDHFKWVKQQSELARQAQNPQQAPKLDLGFKEGQTIKLSIANMKKKEGTVGSKSRPGSSAGTGLIPPPPGGKASLTPVPEKHAPPPPAQSLAAGSSVAWPQHQTPTAEAAANIWGDFTQAPGSASDPAQQATNWVQF; this is translated from the exons ATGGCGGACGGCGAGTACGAGTCGGTGCTGTGCGTCAAGCCGGAAGTGCTGGTCTACCGGCTCCCCCCGCGCGCCTCCAACCGTGGCTACAG AGCTGCTGAGTGGCAGTTGGACCAGCCAGCATGGAGTGGCCGGATGCGTATCACCTCCCAGGGGAAGGTGGCCTATATTAAGCTGGAGGACAAGACATCTG gaGAACTTTTTGCTCAGGCCCCCGTGGACCAGTTTCCTGGCCTTGCTGTGGAGGGTGTGGCAGACTCCAGCAGGTACTTCGTCCTCCGGATTGAGGATGGCAATG GGCGCCGGGCATTCATTGGCCTTGGCTTTGTCGACCGAGGCGATGCCTTTGACTTCAACGTAGCACTCCAAGACCACTTCAA GTGGGTGAAGCAGCAGAGCGAACTGGCCAGACAGGCACAGAATCCACAGCAGGCCCCCAAATTGGACTTGGGCTTCAAGGAAGGCCAGACCATCAAGCTGAGCATTGCG AATATGAAGAAGAAAGAGGGGACAGTGGGGAGCAAATCTCGCCCAGGAAGCTCTGCGGGGACTggcctgattcccccccctccaggaggaAAGGCATCCCTTACCCCGGTGCCTGAGAAGCATGCGCCCCCCCCTCCAGCACAGTCTCTAGCAG CAGGGTCATCTGTGGCTTGGCCACAGCATCAAACGCCCACAGCTGAAGCAGCTGCTAACATCTGGGGGGACTTCACACAGGCACCTGG GTCTGCTTCTGACCCTGCTCAGCAGGCCACCAACTGGGTCCAGTTCTGA
- the SZRD1 gene encoding SUZ RNA-binding domain-containing isoform X1, which translates to MEDEEVAESWEEAADSGEIDRRLEKKLKITQKESGKSKSPPKLPIVIQDDSLPSGPPPQIRILKRPTSNGVLSSPHLANRPAFPVKSLAQREAEYAEARKRILGSASPEEEQDKPILDRPTRISQPEDARQPSNVIRQPLGPDGSPGFKQRR; encoded by the exons ATGGAAGATGAGGAGGTCGCGGAGAGTTGGGAGGAGGCGGCCGACAGCGGG GAAATAGACCGGCGCTTGGAAAAGAAACTGAAAATCACGCAGAAAGAGAG TGGGAAGTCCAAGTCTCCCCCCAAACTGCCGATTGTCATTCAGGACGACAGCCTTCCCTCGGGTCCCCCTCCACAGATTAGGATCTTAAAGCGGCCCACGAGCAACGGAGTGCTCAGCAGTCCTCACTTGGCTAATCGTCCAGCTTTCCCGGTGAAGTCGTTGGCCCAGAGAGAGGCGGAGTATGCGGAAGCCCGGAAGCGAATTCTAGGCAGTGCGAGTCCCGAAGAGGAACAAGACAAGCCCATCCTTGACAG GCCCACAAGGATTTCACAGCCGGAAGATGCCAGACAGCCCAGCAACGTGATCCGGCAGCCGCTGGGTCCAGACGGCTCGCCAGGCTTCAAGCAGCGCAGATAG
- the SZRD1 gene encoding SUZ RNA-binding domain-containing isoform X2, translated as MQEIDRRLEKKLKITQKESGKSKSPPKLPIVIQDDSLPSGPPPQIRILKRPTSNGVLSSPHLANRPAFPVKSLAQREAEYAEARKRILGSASPEEEQDKPILDRPTRISQPEDARQPSNVIRQPLGPDGSPGFKQRR; from the exons ATGCAG GAAATAGACCGGCGCTTGGAAAAGAAACTGAAAATCACGCAGAAAGAGAG TGGGAAGTCCAAGTCTCCCCCCAAACTGCCGATTGTCATTCAGGACGACAGCCTTCCCTCGGGTCCCCCTCCACAGATTAGGATCTTAAAGCGGCCCACGAGCAACGGAGTGCTCAGCAGTCCTCACTTGGCTAATCGTCCAGCTTTCCCGGTGAAGTCGTTGGCCCAGAGAGAGGCGGAGTATGCGGAAGCCCGGAAGCGAATTCTAGGCAGTGCGAGTCCCGAAGAGGAACAAGACAAGCCCATCCTTGACAG GCCCACAAGGATTTCACAGCCGGAAGATGCCAGACAGCCCAGCAACGTGATCCGGCAGCCGCTGGGTCCAGACGGCTCGCCAGGCTTCAAGCAGCGCAGATAG